The uncultured Paludibaculum sp. sequence CTGAGGTTAAATAGAGTCGAGTGGAAGAGAAACCGAAAAGGGACCAACAGCCCGAGCTGGTGATCATCACCGGTCTCAGCGGCTCGGGCAAAGGGACTGTCCTCAAGACGTTGGAGGACCACGGCTATTACTCCGTCGACAATCTCCCACTCGACCTCATCCCTAAGTTTGCTGAGCTCACGCGCGATTCGCCCAACATCCGGCGCGCGGCGCTCGTCGTGGACATCCGGGAACGCGAGCAATTGCAGCGGTTTCCAGACCTCTTCACGAAGATCAAGCGCAGCATCTCCACGCGCCTCATCTTTCTCGATGCCGACGACGACTCCCTCGTCCGCCGCTATAGCGAGACCCGCCGCCCCCATCCCCTCGGTGGCGACCGCAGCGTGCTTCGCAACGTCCGGTCCGAACGGCGCACGCTGGAGCCCATTCGCGCTCTGGCCGATCACGTCATCAACACGACCGAACTGAACGTCCACCAGCTCAGGAAGCGCATCGTGGAGAACTTCGGTGCGTCAGAAGAGGCCAAGCTCCGGGTCTATGTGATGAGCTTCGGCTTCCGCCATGGCGTGCCACCGGAGAGCGATCTCGTCTTCGACGTCCGGTTCCTGCCCAACCCGAACTACATTCCGGAGTTTAAGAACCTCACCGGGAGGAACCCCGGGGTCGCCCGCTACATCCGCAGTTTTCCTCAAACCGCGGAGTTCATGGAGCGCATCTCCAGCCTGCTGCTTTACCTGATGCCCCACTACACCGCCGAGGGCAAGAGCTACCTGACGATCTCCATAGGCTGCACTGGTGGGCAGCACCGGTCCGTTATGATGGCCGAAGAGATCAACAAGCGGCTGAGCAAGGCGGGCTACTCCACCAAGGTCGCCCACCGCGACATCGAGAAGAAGTAGCTCAGAGCGCCGACGCGAAACTCAAGCTGCCTGCCGGCGTCCCGGCTCTGCAACCGGTTGTGCAAGGGAGCCCCAGCAGGCTCGACGCCATTCGCCGCACGGCCAAAGCCAGAGGACTCTCACCGGTAAGCCCCAACTGCCCGGCTGCCTCCAGACTGAAGTAATCATTCGGCAGAGTGTGCGCCACGCGCACGTTCAATGCCTGCTCAATGGACTCGACCGACAGGGAGTCGCTGCCCGACGTCCGGTTGAGCACGAAGTGAATCGCGGACTGCTGCACCCCGGCTTCGTTCAGCAGCAGGTTGGT is a genomic window containing:
- the rapZ gene encoding RNase adapter RapZ, which gives rise to MEEKPKRDQQPELVIITGLSGSGKGTVLKTLEDHGYYSVDNLPLDLIPKFAELTRDSPNIRRAALVVDIREREQLQRFPDLFTKIKRSISTRLIFLDADDDSLVRRYSETRRPHPLGGDRSVLRNVRSERRTLEPIRALADHVINTTELNVHQLRKRIVENFGASEEAKLRVYVMSFGFRHGVPPESDLVFDVRFLPNPNYIPEFKNLTGRNPGVARYIRSFPQTAEFMERISSLLLYLMPHYTAEGKSYLTISIGCTGGQHRSVMMAEEINKRLSKAGYSTKVAHRDIEKK